In the genome of Methylotenera mobilis JLW8, the window AGCAGCATCTTCTGCCGCATCATGCACTTTATAATCCCAACGACAGCTATTGGTGCAAGTGCCTTGATTCGGGTCGCGCTGGTTAAAGTAACCTGAGAGCAGACAACGCCCCGAGTAAGCAATGCATAAAGCGCCATGCACGAAAACTTCCAACTCCATATCCGGGCATTGCTGACGAATATCCTCAATTTCATCTAACGATAACTCGCGCGATAGAATCACACGTGTAAGGCCTAGCGCCTGCCAGAACTTCACCGTGGCATAATTCACCGTATTAGCCTGTACAGAAAGATGCACCGGCACTTCAGGCCACTTCTCACGCACCATCATAATCAGACCTGGGTCAGACATAATCAGCGCATCAGGACGCATGGCAATCACTGGCGCCATATCTGCCATGTAGGTTTTAATTTTTGCGTTATGCGGTGCAATATTACTCGCCACAAAAAACTTCTTACCGCGTGCATGCGCTTCTTTAATGCCAATTTCAAGGTTGGCCATTGTAAAATCATTATTGCGCGCGCGTAAGCTGTAGCGTGGCTGACCTGCATAAACTGCATCTGCACCATAATCAAACGCAGTACGCATACGGTCTAAATCGCCGGCGGGGGCTAAAAGTTCAGGTATCTTCATCATCTTTACTTCACTTAATCTCTTAAAATCAAAACAACAACGCCATGCGGTGTTATTTTGGCTTTATTCACCTATAATTTTCACAAGCACGCGCTTTTTGCGTCTGCCATCAAATTCACCGTAAAAAATCTGTTCCCATGGGCCAAAATCCAAATCGCCGTTTGTTACAGCAACGACCACTTCACGCCCCATGATTTGGCGCTTCATATGCGCATCTGCGTTATCTTCACCAGTATCATTATGGCGATAGCTACTGACCGGCTCATGTGGTGCAAGCTTTTCCAGCCACTGCGTGTAATCATGGTGCAGGCCGCGCTCATCATCATTGATAAACACACTGGCAGTAATATGCATCGCATTTACCAACACTAAACCTTCACGCACGCCGCTTTCGCGCAGGCATTCGCGAATTTGTTCAGTAATACG includes:
- a CDS encoding secondary thiamine-phosphate synthase enzyme YjbQ, with protein sequence MKSYRKELWFNPPTRVAFIRITEQIRECLRESGVREGLVLVNAMHITASVFINDDERGLHHDYTQWLEKLAPHEPVSSYRHNDTGEDNADAHMKRQIMGREVVVAVTNGDLDFGPWEQIFYGEFDGRRKKRVLVKIIGE